A portion of the Cryptomeria japonica chromosome 5, Sugi_1.0, whole genome shotgun sequence genome contains these proteins:
- the LOC131065143 gene encoding 17.8 kDa class I heat shock protein, translating into MSLIPSLWGRRSSPVYDPFSLDVWDRFQLFDPSISKDIAKPSTDFARDAAAIANTQIDWKETPDAHVFKADLPGLKKEEVKIEVEDGRILQISGERSKEEEQKNEKYHRIERSRGRFLRRFRLPENAKVDEVKAGMENGVLTVTVPKQPQPQPEVKSIEISG; encoded by the exons ATGTCTCTTATTCCAAGTCTTTGGGGCAGGAGATCCTCGCCTGTGTACGATCCATTTTCACTCGATGTGTGGGATCGTTTTCAGCTTTTTGATCCCTCAATATCCAAGGACATAGCAAAACCCTCCACGGATTTTGCAAGGGATGCAGCGGCCATAGCGAATACACAGATCGATTGGAAGGAAACCCCTGATGCTCACGTTTTCAAGGCAGATCTTCCTG GACTGAAGAAAGAGGAGGTGAAAATAGAAGTGGAAGACGGCCGTATTCTTCAGATAAGTGGAGAACGCAGCAAAGAAGAGGAGCAGAAGAACGAGAAGTATCACCGTATTGAACGGTCGCGAGGTAGATTCCTGAGGCGTTTCAGGCTTCCTGAGAATGCGAAGGTGGATGAGGTGAAAGCTGGCATGGAAAATGGAGTACTTACTGTGACGGTGCCGAAGCAGCCTCAGCCTCAGCCTGAAGTTAAATCTATTGAAATCTCTGGCTAA